ATCGCGCTGGTGCTCGTCTACTCGGCCTACGTGTCCGAGGTGATCCGCGCGGGCATCGACGCCGTCCACCCGTCGCAGGTCATGTCGGCGCGCTCCCTCGGCCTCACGCGCGGGCAGGCGCTGCGCGTGGTGATCCTCCCCCAGGCCGTCCGCAAGGTCACGCCCGCCCTGATGAACGACTTCGTCGCGATGCAGAAGGACGTCGGCCTGGTCAGCGTCCTCGGAGCCGTCGACGCCGTGCGGGCGGCGCAGCTCGAGACCGCGGCCGCCTACAACTTCACGCCGTACGTGCTGGCCGGGCTGCTGTTCGTGCTGCTGGCCGTCCCGACCATCCGGCTCACCGACTGGTACGCCGCGCGCGTGCGCCGCCGCGAGCAGGGGGAGACGGCATGAGCGAGGTGCTGCGCCTGGAGGGCATCCGGAAGTCCTACGGCGGGACCGAGGTGCTGCGGGGCGTCGACCTCCGCGTCGACTCGCACGAGATCGTCGCGCTCATCGGCGCGAGCGGCTCCGGGAAGTCGACCCTGCTCCGCACGATCAACCTCCTCGAGCGCATCGACGACGGCAGGGTCCTGCTGGCGGGCGACGACATCAGCGATCCCCGCGTCGACGCCGACCGCGTGCGCGCCCGCATCGGCGTCGTCTTCCAGCACTTCAACCTGTTCCCGCACCTCACGGTGCTCGACAACGTGACGCTCGCGAGCCGCCGGGTCCTCCGCCGCGGGCGGGGCGAGAGCGAGGAGCGGGCCATGGCCCTCCTCGACCGCGTGGGCCTCGTCGACCGGGCCGGCTCCTACCCGGACCGTCTGTCGGGCGGGCAGCAGCAACGGGTCGCGATCGCCCGGGCCGTCGTGACCGAGCCGGAGCTGCTGCTGCTCGACGAGATCACGAGCGCCCTGGATCCCGAGCTCGTCGGCGAGGTCCTCGACCTCGTCCGCGTCATCGGCGCCACCGGCACCACCATCGTCATGGCGACCCACGAGATGGGCTTCGCCCGCCAGGTCGCCCACCGGGTGGTGTTCCTCGACGGCGGGGTGGTCGTCGAGGAGGGCACGCCCGCGGAGGTCTTCGACGCGCCGCGCGAGCCGCGCACGCGCGAGTTCCTCCGACGGCTCGCGGGCCCGGACGCCCCCTGAGTCGGCCTCGCCGGCCTGTGGACGACGCGTCGGGTCCGGCCCGCGTCTCCGTCAGACTCCCCCGGTAATTGAGTGTTCAAGCTCCGGAGGCCGCTCGTGCCGGCGTCCGGTCGACGGAGGGAAGCCACGAGCATGGACAAGAAGACGAAAATCACCATCGGGGTCGCGGGCGGCGTGGTCGTCCTCGTCGGCGCATTCGCGGCGTTCGGCGGACCGATCTACAAGCAGCTGGCGGGCACTCCCGACGCCGCCCCCACCCTCGCGTCGACGCCCGCGGCGGGCGGCGCGATCGGCGACCTCACCGGCGAATGGACCGTGGGCGGGTCGTCCTACGCCGGCTACCGCGTCGACGAGGTGCTCAACGGCACGCCGGTCACGGTCAACGGCCGGACAGACGCCGTCACGGGCGACATCACGATCGCCGGATCCCAGGTCACGGAGGGCACCATGACAGTCGACGTGACGAAGATCGCGACCGACCAGCCGCCGCGCGACGCGTACTTCCAGGACGAGGCCATGAAGACGGGCGACTTCCCGACCGCCACCTTCACGCTCACGCAGCCGATCGCCGCCGACGGGGTCGAGGCCGGCGTCCCGGCGACGTACGACGTGACCGGCGACCTGACCCTGCACGGCGTGACGAAGAGCGTGACCGCGCAGATGCAGGCGTCGTTCACGTCCGACGGCGGGCAGATCGTGGGCTCGATCCCCATCACGTTCCAGGACTTCGGCGTGCAGGCGCCGAGCCTCGGCTTCGTGACGGTCGAGGACCACGGCTCGGTCGAGTTCTCGCTCGACGTCGCGAAGGCCTAGGCGCCGGATCCCTCCAGCGCCTCGCGCACGGCCCTCGGCATCGCCTCGGCGACGTCGAGGGCCGTGATCGGTCCGCCGCCGGACGCGATGTCGCCGGCGCGACCGTGCAGCCACGCGGCGGCCGCGGCGACGTCGGCGAGGACCGCGAGGGGATCCGCCGCGTCGGGGATCCGCGCCGACGCCCCCGCGACCAGGGACCCGAGCACGCCGCCCAGGACGTCGCCCGAGCCCGCCGTCGCGAGCCACGGCGTCCCCGCGCGCACCGCGATGCGCGTCCCACCGCCGACCACGTACGTGGTCGCGCCCTTGAGGAGCACGCACACGCCGAGCTCCTGCGCCGCCCGCTCGGCCCAGCCCGGGGCGTCCGCGGCGATCTGCTCCGCCGACGCCTCGATGCCGGCGCCGTCGAGCAGCCGGGACAGCTCGCGGAAGTGCGGCGTGACGACGACGGGGCCGGTGGCGCGACCCACGAGGTCGAGGGCACCCGCGTCGACGACGGCCGGCAGCCCCTGCCGGAGCGCCGCCGTGATGGCGTCGGTCGCGGCGTCGTCGCGATGCGCCTGGTCCATGCCGGATCCGACGAGCCACGCCTGCACGCGCCCGTCGGCCGTGACGACCTCGGGGCGGCGGGCCAGCACCGAGGCGGACGCGCCCGCGGGGCCGAGGTAGCGGATCATGCCGACGCCCGTGCGCGCGGCGGCCTCGACGCCGAGGACCGCGGCGCCCGGGTAGCGGTCGGAGCCCGTGCGGACGCCCAGCACGCCGCGCGTGTACTTGTCGTCGTCGTCCCGCGGGAGGCGGATCGCCCGGCGCGTGCGCTCGGCGTCCTGCCGGATCCAGCCGTCGGGTGCGTGGTCGTCCTGCGCGTCGCTCATGCCCTCACGATAGGCGCGCGGGAATGCGGCGGCCGCGCCGGGCCTTGGGTCCATGAGGCCGACGACGCCCTCCGCCCGTCCCCGCGCGCCGCGCCTCCCGAGAGGAGCCGAGCGGCCGCCCGCCTGGAAGGATCCCCATGACCACGTCCCCGCTCTTCGAGCCGATCACCGTCCGCGGCGTCACCGCCCGCAACCGCATCTGGGTCGCGCCCATGTGCCAGTACAGCATCGACGCGCGCGACGGCGTCCCGGGCGCATGGCACCTCGCGCACCTCGGCTCGTTCGCCCGCGGCGGCGCGGGACTCGTGATGGCGGAGGCCACGGGCGTGAGCCCCGAGGCGCGCATCACGCCCGAGGACACCGGCATCTGGGACGACGTTCAGCGCGACGCGTGGGCGCCGATCGTCGACTTCATCCACTCGATGGGCGCGGTCGCCGCGATCCAGCTCGCGCACGCCGGCCGCAAGGCCTCCACCTACTCGTTCTCGGGCCGCGGCACGATGCCCGCCGAGGAGGGCGGCTGGGAGACCGTCGCCCCGTCGGCCGAGCCGTTCCCCGGGTATGGCACGCCCGTCGCGCTCGACGCCGACGGGATCCGCAAGGTCGTCGACGACTTCGCCGCGGCCGCCCGCCGCGCGGTCGACGCCGGCTTCGACGTGCTCGAGCTCCACGCCGCGCACGGCTACCTCCTGCACCAGTTCCTCTCGCCCCTCAGCAACCACCGCGACGACGAGTTCGGCGGCAGCCTGGAGAACCGGGCGCGCCTGCTGCTCCAGGTGATCGACGCCGTGCGCGCCGAGGTCCCCGACGCGCCGCTCCTGGTGCGCTTCTCCGCCACCGACTGGGCGGGCGACGCCGGCTGGGACGAGCAGCAGACCGCGACCGTCGCCGCATGGGCCGCCGAGCACGGCGCCGACTTCTTCGACATCTCCACGGGCGGCAACACCACGGGCGTCACGATCCCCGTCGCGCCCGGCTACCAGGTGCCCTTCGCCGAGTACGTGAAGGAGCACGCGAAGGTCGCGCTCAACGCCGTCGGCCTCATCACCGAGCCCGCGCAGGCGGAGGCGGTCGTCGCCGAGGGCCGCGCGGACGCCGTCATGCTCGGCCGCGAGATGCTCCGCGACCCGCACTTCGCGCTGCGGGCCGCGCACGCGCTGGGCGTCGAGATCGACTACTGGCCCAAGCAGTACGACCGCGCGCGCTGGGCGGCCTGACCCTCCACGCCACAGCACGACGGCCCGGCATCCCCCTGGGGTGCCGGGCCGTCGTGGTGCGCGGGCGGGTCAGACCCGTCGGGTCGCGTCCTGCACCTCGCCGACGAGCTCCTCGATGATGTCCTCGAGGAACAGCACGCCCGTGGTCTCGCCGGCCTCCGTGAAGGCGCGGGCGAGGTGGGCGCCGGAGCGGCGCATCATCGCCAGCGCGTCCTCGAGCTCGGTGCCCTCGAAGACCGACACGAGCTGGCGGATCCGCTTGGCCGGCACCGGGCGCACGAACTCGTCGGCCTCGTCGAGGTCGATGACGTCCTTGAGGTGCAGGTAGCCGGTCGGCTCCCCGGCCTCGTCGACGATCACGTACCGCGAGAAGCCGTGCCGGGCGACGGCGCGCTCGACCTCGGACGGCGACGCGGTCTCGGGCAGGCTGACCAGGGCGCCCAGCGGGATCGCGATGTCCTGCACCTTCTTCCCCGTGAACTCGAACGCCGCGGTGAGCGCGCCCGTCCGGTCCTCCAGCAGCCCCTCGCGGGTCGACTGGTCGACGATGCCCTGCACCTCGTCGAGCGTGAACGCGCTCGCGGCCTCGTCCTTCGGCTCGACCTTGGCCAGGCGGAGCACGGCGTTCGAGATCGCGTTGAGGGCCACGATGAGCGGCTTCACCACGCGCGCGATCCCCACGAGCGGCGGCGCGAGCAGCAGGGCCGCCCGGTCCGGCACCGAGAACGAGATGTTCTTCGGCACCATCTCGCCGAGCACCACGTGCAGGAACGACACGATGAGCAGCGCGATGACGAACGCGATCGTGGAGATCGCCTCCTCCGGCAGCCCGGTGGCCCCCAGCGGGATCTCCAGCAGGTGGTGGATCGCCGGCTCGGACACGTTGAGGATCAGCAGCGAGCACACGGTGATGCCGAGCTGCGTCGTCGCGAGCATGAGCGTCGCGTGCTCCATGGCGAAGAGCGTGATGCGCGCGGCGCGGCTGCCCTCCTCCGCCCGGGGCTCGATCTGCGACCGCTTCGCGGAGATGACCGCGAACTCGGCGCCGACGAAGAAGGCGTTGACGGCGAGCAGCACGACGAGCGCGATGATCCCCCCGGCGTACTCACCCACGGGACGGCTCCTTCCTCATGGCGGCGCGTTCCGCGTCCGCCTGTCGTCCGGCCTCGCGGTCGGCCTGGCGCTCGGCCTGGCGGTCCGCCTGGCGCTCGGCCCGCGTGGTGCCCACCGCGGTGGCGACGGGCTCGGGGACGGGCGTGAAGCGGATCCGGTCGATGCGCCGGCCGTCGAGCCGCTCGACCCGCAGCGTGCCGGTCTCGAGCTCCAGCTCGTCGCCGACCACGGGCAGGCGGCCGAGCTCGCTCATGACGAAGCCGGCCGCGGTCTCGTACGGGCCCTCGTCGGGGATCCGGAGACCCGTGCGCTCGAGGAGCTCGTCGGGACGGAGCATGCCGGGGAAGGTGAGCGAGTCGCGCGAGCGGACGACGCCGGCGCGCGTGCGGTCGTGCTCGTCGGCGAGCTCGCCGACCAGCTCCTCGACCAGGTCCTCGAGGGTCGCGACCCCGGCGGTGCCGCCGTACTCGTCGACGACGACCGCCATCTGGAACCCGCGGCCGCGCAGCTCGCCGAGCAGGTCGTCGAGCTTCATGGTCTCGGGCACGCGGATCGCCTCGGACTGCAGCGCGGTGACGGGCACCAGCGCGCGCTTCTCGCGCGGCACGGCCACGGCCTGCTTCACGTGCACGAGGCCGATGACGTCGTCGACGCCGTCGTCCGTCACGGGGAAGCGCGAGTAGCCCGTGGTCATGGCGAGCTCGATCACGGTCTGCGCGCTGTCGGTGCGCTCGACCGACTTCACGCGGAGCCGCGGCGTCATGACGTCGGACGCCGTGAGGTCGGCGAAGCGCAGCGTGCGGCTGAGGAGCATCGCCGTGTCGTCCTCGAGGAGGCCGGCGAGCGCGGAGCGGCGGACGAGCGAGGACAGCTCCTCGGCGCTCCGGGCGCCCGACAGCTCCTCCTTGGGCTCGATGCCGACGAGCCGGAGGATCCCGTTCGCGCTGTTGTTGAGCAGCAGCACGGCGGGCTTGAAGACCGTGGTGAACAGGGTCTGGAACGGGATCACGAGCTTGGCCGTCTCGCGCGGCAGGGCCAGCGCGAAGTTCTTCGGCACGAGCTCGCCGACGATCATCGACAGGAGCGTCGCGACGACGAGCGCCACGACGGTCGACACCGGGGAGACGAGGCCCTCGGCGAGCCCCGCGGACGTGAGAGGCCCGGTGAGCAGCAGGCTCAGCGCCGGTTCCATCGTGTAGCCGGTGAGCAGCGTCGTCAGCGTGATGCCGAGCTGGGCGCTGGAGAGGTGGGTCGAGGTGATGCGGAGGGCGCGGATGGGCGGGCCGAGCCGCTTCTCGCCGCGCTCCTGGCGCTTCTCGAGGTCGGAGCGGTCGAGGTTGACGAGCGCGAACTCGCTGGCCACGAAGAGGCCGGTGCCGAGGGTCAGGACGAGACCCGCGGCGAGGAGGAGCCATTCATTCACCGGGGCGGCTCCCGGGCGCCGGGCGCACGGCCGGCTTCAGTCGGAGGGGCGCGCGCGGCGGGGGTCTATGAGCAGGAGGGGGGTCGTCCATCGTCCGTCGAGCATACCGGGGCTCACCAGCCGACCGGCAGGGGCTTGCCCTCCTCGTAGCCCGCCGCGGACTGGATCCCGACGGCGGCGCGCTCCGCGAACTCCTCGCGCGTGCGCGCCCCGGCGTACGTGAACGCGCTCCGGACGCCGGAGGTGATCGTGTCGAGCAGGTCCTCGAGTCCGGGGCGGAGCGGGTCGATGCGGATCCGGCTCGTCGAGATCCCCTCCGCGAAGAGCGTGCGCCTGGCCAGCTCGAACGCCTCGCGCCGGCCGAACCGCTCCTGCACGGCGCGCGTGGACGCCATGCCCCAGCTCTCCTTGGCGAGCCCGCCGTCGTCGTCGACGAGGAGGCGCCCGGGCGACTCGACGGTGCCCGCGAACCAGGATCCGATCATCACGCTCGCGGCGCCCGCGGCGAGGGCGAGCGCCACGTCGCGCGGGTACCGCACTCCCCCGTCCGCCCAGACGAGCGCGCCGGCGGCGCGGGCCGCCTCGGCCGTGTCGAGCACGGCGGAGAACTGGGGCCGGCCGACCGCGGTCATCATGCGGGTGGTGCACATGGCGCCGGGGCCGACGCCGACCTTGACGATGTCGGCGCCCGCCTCGACGAGGTCGCGCGCGCCCTCGGCGGTCACGACGTTGCCGGCCACGAGGGGCACGCGCGGGTCGAGGGCGCGCACGTCGCGGATCGCGCGGAGCATCGCCTCCTGGTGCCCGTGCGCCGTGTCGAGCACGAGCACGTCGACCCCGGCAGCCAGCAGCGCGCGGGCGCGGCCGACGGGGTCGCCGTTGACGCCGACCGCGGCGCCGACCGCGAGGCGCCCGTGCCCGTCGAGCGCGGGCGCGTAGACGGTGGAGCGCAGCGCGCTGCGGCGGCTGAGGGTGCCGACCAGGCGGCCGTGGGCGAGCACGGGCGCGAAGTCGATGCCGGCGGCGTGCATCAGCTCGAACGCCGCGCGGCCCGTGGGCACGTCGTCGGCGTCGAGGGAGGCGAGCGCGCCGTGCGGGAGGTCGCCGAGCCGCGTGCCGTCGGGGACGCCGGCGAGCTGCGTGCCCTCGAGGCAGCCGACCATCTCCCCGTCCGCGTCGCGCAGCACGATGCCGTGGCCGGCGATGGGCGGAAGGAGCTCGCGCGCCTGCCCCGCGGTCGCGTCGGGCGGCAGCTCGAGCGGCGAGTCGTAGGCGACGGGCTGGTCCTTGACCCGGCGGATCGCGGCGTCCAGCTCCTGCGGGCGGAGGTCCTGCGGCAGGATGCCGATGCCCCCGCGCCGGGCGAGCACGGCGGCCAGCCGCGGGCCGGTGACCGAGCCCATGTTGCTCGCGACCACCGGGATGGTGCACGGCGTGCCGTCGCCGGGCGCGAGGTCGACGTCCATCCGGCTCGCGACGTCGGACCGGCCGGGGCTCAGGAACACGTCCGAGTACGTCAGGTCATGGGCGGGAGCCTCTCCGGTGAACCTCATGCCCCGACGGTAGCCCCGCCGTCCGGGCCCGCACCAGGCCGGTGGCCCGCGCGGCTTCCGACGCGCCGCTCCCGGCGGCCCGACCGGGGGAAGGTTTAGGCTGGGTGATCGTGGACGCGCGGCACGCGAACGGGCCGCGCGAGGCAGACGACCAACAGCAAGAGAGCGGGCGATCAACTGTGTCGAGCCAGGTGACTGGTACGGGGACCGATGACGGTTCCACGGGCGACTTCGGAGCCAACGAGTGGCTCGTCGACGAGATGTACGAGAGGTTCGTGGTCGACAAGGACTCCGTCGACCGCAGCTGGTGGCCGATCCTGGAGAACTACCACACCACCGTGATCGAGGGCCGCGAGGCGACGCCGGCCACCGGCGACCAGACCGCCGAGGCGCAGATCCCGGACGCGGCGAGCACCTCGGCCCCCGCGACGACCAACACGGGGGCCCCGGCATCGACGCCGTCCCCCGCGGCCGCCGGCCAGCCCGACGCGCAGGCGCAACAGCCCGCCACCGGATCCCAGCCCGCCGCGCGCACGACGAGCATCGCCCCCAAGCAGCAGCCCATCCCCGCCCAGGCGCCCGCGAAGGCACCGGCGAAGAAGGGCCAGGAGCCGACGCCGCCCGGCGAGGACGAGGTCTCGCCCCTCCGCGGCATGGCGAAGTCCCTCGCGACCAACATGGACGCGTCGCTCACCATCCCGACCGCGACCAGCGTCCGCACCATTCCCGCGAAGCTGATGATCGACAACCGCATCGTCATCAACAACCACCTGAAGCGCGCCCGCGGCGGCAAGGTCTCCTTCACGCACCTCATCGGCTGGGCGCTCATCCAGGCGCTCAAGGAGTTCCCGAGCCAGAACGTGCACTACGACGAGGTCGATGGCAAGCCCAGCGTCGTCTCCCCCGCGCACATCAACCTCGGCATCGCGATCGACATGCCGAAGCCCGACGGCACGCGCGCGCTCCTCGTCCCGAGCATCAAGGGCGCCGAGGCCATGACCTTCGGCGAGTTCCTGCAGGCGTACGAAGAGCTGGTGAAGAAGGCGCGCGGCAACAAGCTCGCCGCGGGCGACTTCGCCGGCACCACCATCTCGCTCACGAACCCCGGCGGCATCGGCACCGTCCACTCGGTCCCCCGCCTCATGAAGGGCCAGGGCGCCATCATCGGCGCCGGCGCGCTCGAGTACCCGGCCGAGTTCCAGGGCTCCTCCCCCAAGACGCTCGTGGAGCTCGGCATCGGCAAGACCATCACGCTCACGAGCACCTACGACCACCGCGTCATCCAGGGCGCGGGCTCCGGCGAGTTCCTCAAGATCGTGCACGAGCGCCTCATCGGCCAGCACGGCTTCTACGAGGACATCTTCGCGGCGCTCCGCATCCCGTACGACCCGATCCAGTGGGCCACCGACATCAACGTCGACCTCTCCGAGCGGGTCTCCAAGACCAGCCGCGTGCAGGAGCTCATCAACGCGTACCGCGTCCGCGGGCACCTCATGGCGGACATCGACCCGCTCGAGTACCAGCAGCGCACGCACCCGGACCTCGAGATCACGAACCACGGGCTCACGTTCTGGGACCTCGACCGCGAGTTCGTCACCGACGGCTTCGGCGGCCGGCGCCAGGCGCTCCTGCGCGACGTCCTCGGGATCCTGCGCGACTCCTACTGCCGCACCATCGGCATCGAGTACATGCACATCCAGCAGCCCGACGAGCGCCGCTGGATCCAGGGCAAGGTCGAGCAGCCCTACGCGAAGCCCACGCACGACGAGCAGATGCGCATCCTCTCGAAGCTCAACGAGTCCGAGGCGTTCGAGACGTTCCTGCAGACCAAGTACGTCGGCCAGAAGCGCTTCAGCCTCGAGGGCGGCGAGTCCACCATCTCCCTCCTGGACACGCTGCTCCAGGGCGCGGCGGACCACGGCCTCGACGAGGTCGCGATCGGCATGGCCCACCGCGGCCGCCTCAACGTCCTCACCAACATCGCGGGCAAGAGCTACGGCCAGATCTTCCGCGAGTTCGAGGGCACGCAGGACCCGCGCACCGTCCAGGGATCCGGCGACGTGAAGTACCACCTCGGGACCGAGGGCACGTTCCGCGGCGTCCACGGCGAGGAGATGCCGGTGTACCTCGCGGCGAACCCGTCGCACCTCGAGGCCGTCAACGGCGTGCTCGAGGGCATCGTCCGCGCCAAGCAGGACCGGAAGCCCATCGGCTCGTTCTCCGTCCTGCCGATCCTCGTCCACGGCGACGCCTCGATGGCCGGCCAGGGCGTGGTCTTCGAGACCCTGCAGCTCTCGCAGCTGCGCGCGTACCGCACGGGCGGCACGGTCCACATCGTCATCAACAACCAGGTCGGCTTCACCACGCCGCCGTCGGAGTCCCGCTCGTCGGTGTACTCGACCGACGTGGCCAAGAGCATCCAGGCGCCGATCTTCCACGTGAACGGCGACGACCCCGAGGCCGTGGCCCGCGTCGCGCACCTCGCCTTCGAGTTCCGCCAGGAGTTCAAGAAGGACGTCGTCATCGACCTCGTCTGCTACCGCCGTCGCGGCCACAACGAGGGCGACGACCCGTCGATGACGCAGCCCCTCATGTACAACCTCATCGAGGCCAAGCGCTCGGTGCGGAAGCTGTACACGGAGGCGCTCGTCGGTCGCGGCGACATCACGCAGGAGGAGTACGACGCGGCGCAGAAGGACTTCCAGGACCGCCTGGAGCGCGCCTTCGCCGAGACGCACGCGGCGCAGACCTCGTCCATCCCGATCCAGACCGACGACGCCGGCGCGGTCGCGGACCTCGAGCGCCCCGACTCCCAGCAGGACGACGGCCACGGCGAGCCCGAGACCACGGGCGTCTCCGAGTCCGTGATCCACGCTGTCGGCGATGCGCACGACAACCCGCCGCAGGGCTTCTCCGTTCACCCGAAGCTGCAGGCGCTCATGCGCAAGCGGCTCGAGATGAGCCGGAGCGGATCCATCGATTGGGCCTTCGGCGAGCTCCTCGCCATCGGCTCCCTGCTGCTGGAGAACACGCCCGTCCGCCTCGCCGGCCAGGACTCGCGCCGCGGCACGTTCGTCCAGCGCCACGCGGTGCTGCACGACCGCGACAACGGCCAGGAGTGGCTGCCCCTCGCGAACCTCAGCGACCGGCAGGCCCGGTTCTGGATCTACGACACGCTGCTCAGCGAGTACGCGGCGATGGGCTTCGAGTACGGCTACTCGGTCGAGCGGCCCGACGCGCTGGTCCTGTGGGAGGCGCAGTTCGGCGACTTCGCCAACGGCGCGCAGACGATCATCGACGAGTTCATCTCCTCGGCCGAGCAGAAGTGGGGCCAGCGCTCGAGCGTCGTGCTGCTGCTGCCGCACGGCTACGAGGGCCAGGGTCCCGACCACTCGTCCGCGCGCATCGAGCGGTTCCTGCAGCTGTGCGCCGAGCAGAACATGACGGTCGCGCGTCCGTCGACGCCCGCGTCGTACTTCCACCTGCTGCGCCGCCAGGCGTACTCCCGACCCCGCCGCCCGCTCGTGGTCTTCACGCCGAAGGCCATGCTGCGGCTGCGCGGTGCCACGAGCGACGTCGAGGCCTTCACCTCGGGTCGCTTCGAGCCGGTGATCGACGACGTCCGCATCCAAGACCGCGGTGCCGTGCGCCGCGTGCTGCTCCACTCCGGCAAGGTGCACTACGACCTGCTGGGCGAGCTGGAGAAGCGTCAGGACACGTCCATCGCGCTCGTGCGGCTCGAGCAGTTCTACCCGTTCCCCGAGGAGCAGGTGCGCCGCGTCGTCGAGTCGTACCCGGACGCCGAGGTTGTCTGGGTGCAGGACGAGCCCGAGAACCAGGGCGCATGGCCGTTCGTGCACGTCGAGCTCGGCCGGGCGATCCCCGACCGCCCGGTGCGCGTCGTCTCCCGCCCGGCCGCCGCGTCGCCGGCCGCCGGCTCGAGCAAGCGCCACGCGACCGAGCAGTCGGACCTGATCGCGCGGGCCACCGCGGAGTGATCCGCGCGGGCTCGCGCCCGGCATGACGAGAGGCCCGGTCCCCAGGGGATCGGGCCTCTCGTCATGCGGCGGCCGCGTCGCCGCGCGCGTCGGCCGGCCGTCAGCCGAGCTTCGAGTAGCGGATGCCGGACGCGTGGTAGCCGCGGCGGGCGTAGAAGCGCGTGACGTTGTCGCGCGCCGCCGCGGAGGTCGCGAGGAACCGCGTCGCGCCGTGCTCGCGCGCCCACGCCTCGTAGTGGCGGATGAGGTCGGAGCCGATGCCGCCGGCCTGTCGACCCTCGCGCACCACCAGGATGATCAGCTGCGCGATGGGCTCGTCGTCGGCGAGGCCCCACATCAGGTGCCCGCCCGCGAGCCCGGCGATCTCACCGGCGTCGTCGCGGACGACCCACGTCTCGTGGCCGGCCGCG
The genomic region above belongs to Clavibacter phaseoli and contains:
- a CDS encoding multifunctional oxoglutarate decarboxylase/oxoglutarate dehydrogenase thiamine pyrophosphate-binding subunit/dihydrolipoyllysine-residue succinyltransferase subunit, which gives rise to MSSQVTGTGTDDGSTGDFGANEWLVDEMYERFVVDKDSVDRSWWPILENYHTTVIEGREATPATGDQTAEAQIPDAASTSAPATTNTGAPASTPSPAAAGQPDAQAQQPATGSQPAARTTSIAPKQQPIPAQAPAKAPAKKGQEPTPPGEDEVSPLRGMAKSLATNMDASLTIPTATSVRTIPAKLMIDNRIVINNHLKRARGGKVSFTHLIGWALIQALKEFPSQNVHYDEVDGKPSVVSPAHINLGIAIDMPKPDGTRALLVPSIKGAEAMTFGEFLQAYEELVKKARGNKLAAGDFAGTTISLTNPGGIGTVHSVPRLMKGQGAIIGAGALEYPAEFQGSSPKTLVELGIGKTITLTSTYDHRVIQGAGSGEFLKIVHERLIGQHGFYEDIFAALRIPYDPIQWATDINVDLSERVSKTSRVQELINAYRVRGHLMADIDPLEYQQRTHPDLEITNHGLTFWDLDREFVTDGFGGRRQALLRDVLGILRDSYCRTIGIEYMHIQQPDERRWIQGKVEQPYAKPTHDEQMRILSKLNESEAFETFLQTKYVGQKRFSLEGGESTISLLDTLLQGAADHGLDEVAIGMAHRGRLNVLTNIAGKSYGQIFREFEGTQDPRTVQGSGDVKYHLGTEGTFRGVHGEEMPVYLAANPSHLEAVNGVLEGIVRAKQDRKPIGSFSVLPILVHGDASMAGQGVVFETLQLSQLRAYRTGGTVHIVINNQVGFTTPPSESRSSVYSTDVAKSIQAPIFHVNGDDPEAVARVAHLAFEFRQEFKKDVVIDLVCYRRRGHNEGDDPSMTQPLMYNLIEAKRSVRKLYTEALVGRGDITQEEYDAAQKDFQDRLERAFAETHAAQTSSIPIQTDDAGAVADLERPDSQQDDGHGEPETTGVSESVIHAVGDAHDNPPQGFSVHPKLQALMRKRLEMSRSGSIDWAFGELLAIGSLLLENTPVRLAGQDSRRGTFVQRHAVLHDRDNGQEWLPLANLSDRQARFWIYDTLLSEYAAMGFEYGYSVERPDALVLWEAQFGDFANGAQTIIDEFISSAEQKWGQRSSVVLLLPHGYEGQGPDHSSARIERFLQLCAEQNMTVARPSTPASYFHLLRRQAYSRPRRPLVVFTPKAMLRLRGATSDVEAFTSGRFEPVIDDVRIQDRGAVRRVLLHSGKVHYDLLGELEKRQDTSIALVRLEQFYPFPEEQVRRVVESYPDAEVVWVQDEPENQGAWPFVHVELGRAIPDRPVRVVSRPAAASPAAGSSKRHATEQSDLIARATAE
- a CDS encoding GNAT family N-acetyltransferase, producing the protein MTNAIQSLGTPSPSDLTVIVELLRLLDYEVDEERVAARLSRMTAAAGHETWVVRDDAGEIAGLAGGHLMWGLADDEPIAQLIILVVREGRQAGGIGSDLIRHYEAWAREHGATRFLATSAAARDNVTRFYARRGYHASGIRYSKLG